The window CAGGACGCTTTTTTATGCCGCAGTTCTTTATCGATCGCCCGGTGTTCGCCTGGGTGGTCGCCCTGTTCATCCTGCTGGCCGGCGCGTTGGCCATTCCTCAGTTGCCGGTGGCGCAATACCCCGACGTCGCGCCACCGCAGATCGAAATCTACGCCGTGTATCCTGGCGCCTCGGCGCAGACCATCGACGAGAGCGTGGTCAGTCTGATCGAGGAAGAGCTCAACGGCGCCGATCACCTGTTGTATTTCGAATCCCAGAGCAGCCTCGGCAGCGCCACCATCAAAGCCACTTTCCAGCCGGGTACCAACCCTGAAATGGCCCAGGTTGATGTGCAAAACCGCTTGAAAGTCGTGGAGTCGCGTCTGCCACAAGCGGTCAATCAGCAAGGCTTGCAGGTGGAGAAAGTCTCCGCCGGTTTCCTGTTGCTGATCACCCTGACCTCCAGCGACGGCAAGCTCGACGATGTGGCGCTCAGTGATTATCTGGCGCGCAACGTCATGAACGAGATCAAGCGTCTCGACGGTGTCGGCAAGGCCCAACTGTATGGCGCCGAACGGGCGATGCGGATCTGGATCGACCCGCAGAAGCTGATCGGTTTCAACCTGACCCCGGCCGACGTCAACGCCGCCATCGTCGCGCAGAATGCTCAGGTCTCGGCCGGTAGCATCGGTGATTTGCCGACGCGCACCACCCAGGAAATCACTGCGACCATTCTGGTCAAAGGCCAATTGTCGACGCCGGAAGAGTTCGCCGACATCGTCCTGAAAGCCAATCCCGACGGTTCCACTGTCCGGATCAAGGATGTGGCGCGAGTCGAGATCGGCAGCCAGGAATACCAGTTCGGCACGCGCCTGAACGGCAAGCCGTCCACCGCCGTCAGTGTGCAGTTGGCGCCGGGCGCCAACGCCCTGAGTACCGCGACCCTGGTGCGGGCGAAGATGGATGAACTGGCGCGCTATTTCCCGGCAGGCGTGGAATACAAGATTCCGTACGACACTTCACCTTTCGTCAAAGTCTCGATCACCAAAGTGGTTTTCACCCTCGGCGAGGCGATGCTGCTGGTGTTTGCGGTGATGTTCCTGTTTCTGCAGAACATCCGCTACACGCTGATCCCGACGCTGGTGGTGCCGGTGGCGCTGATGGGCACCTTTGCGACCATGCTGGCGCTGGGCTTCTCGATCAACGTGTTGACCATGTTCGGCATGGTGCTGGCCATCGGCATTCTGGTGGACGACGCCATTGTGGTGGTGGAGAACGTCGAGCGGATCATGGCCACCGAGGGCCTGTCGCCCAAAGAGGCGACGCGCAAAGCCATGACGCAGATAACCGGGGCGATCATCGGCATCACCCTGGTGCTGGTGGCGGTGTTCATTCCGATGGCGTTCATGCAGGGTTCGGTCGGGGTGATTTACCGCCAGTTCTCGCTGTCGATGGCCACCTCCATCCTGTTCTCGGCGTTCCTTGCTCTGACGTTGACCCCGGCGTTGTGCGCGACGCTGCTCAAGCCGATTGCCAAGGGCGAGCACCACGAGAAAACCGGTTTCTTCGGTTGGTTCAACCGTGGTTTCGAGCGGTTGACCGCGCGTTATCAAGGCTGGGTCGCCTATGCACTGAAACGCACCGGTCGATATCTGCTGATCTACGGTGTGCTGCTGATCGGTCTGGGTCTGTGCTTCAGTCGTTTGCCCTCCTCGTTCCTGCCGGTTGAAGATCAGGGTTACACCATCACCGACATTCAGCTGCCACCGGGCGCGAGCAAAAACCGCACGGTGCAGGTCGTCGAGCAAATTGAAGCGCACAACGCCACGGAACCGGGTGTGGGCGACAGCACGGTGATTCTCGGCTTCAGTTTTTCCGGCAGCGGGCAGAACGCCGCACTGGCATTTACCACGCTCAAGGATTGGTCGGATCGGGGCAGCGACGACTCGGCAAGTTCCATCGCCGACCGCGCCAACATCGCGCTGAGCCAGATCAAGGATGCCGTGGCCTTCTCGGTGCTGCCGCCGCCGGTTGACGGCCTCGGCACCTCCAGCGGTTTCGAGTTTCGCTTGCAGGACCGTGGCGGCCTGGGTCATGCCACGCTGATGAAAGCGCGCAGCGAATTGCTCACCGCCGCCGAGAAAAGTCCGATCCTGATGAACGTGCGCGAAAGCGCACTAGCCGAAGCACCGCAAGTGCAGCTGGAAGTCGACCGCAAACAGGCCAACGCGCTCGGCGTGTCGTTTGCCGACGTGGGCAACGTGCTGTCCACGGCGGTCGGTTCGGCCTACATCAACGACTTCCCCAATCAGGGGCGGATGCAACGGGTGGTGGTCCAGGCCGAAGGCGATCAGCGCAGTCAGGTGGCCGATCTGCTGAAGATCCATGTGCGTAACGATGCCGGGAAGATGGTGCCGTTATCGGCGTTTGTTCAAGCGAAATGGATTCAGGGGCCGGCGCAATTGACCCGTTACAACGGCTACCCGGCGATCAGCATTTCCGGTGAGCCGTCGCCCGGTCACAGCACCGGTGAAGCCATGGCGGAAATCGAGCGGCTGGTTGCGCTCGGCCCGGCGGGATTGGGTCAGGAGTGGACCGGGTTGTCATTGCAGGAACGTTTGTCCGGCAGTCAGGCGCCGATTCTGCTCGGTTTGTCGCTGCTGATCGTGTTTCTGTGTCTGGCGGCGTTGTATGAGAGTTGGTCGATTCCGACGTCGGTGCTGTTGGTGGTGCCGCTGGGTGTGCTCGGCGCCGTGCTGGCCGTGACCTTTCGCGGAATGCCCAACGACGTGTTCTTCAAGGTCGGGCTGATCACCATTATTGGCCTGTCGGCGAAGAACGCGATCCTGATCATCGAATTCGCCAAGAGCCTGTATGACGAAGGCCATGACCTGATCGACGCCACGCTGCAAGCGGCGCGTCTGCGATTGCGGCCGATTGTGATGACGTCGCTGGCGTTCATTCTGGGTGTGGTGCCGTTGGCGATTGCTACCGGGGCCAGTTCGGCCAGTCAGCAAGCGATCGGTACCGGAGTGATTGGCGGGATGATCACGGCGACGCTGGCGGTGGTGTTTGTGCCGGTGTTTTTTGTGGTGGTGATGAAGTGGGTGAAGCGCATGAATAAAGGGTGACTACCGCCCTCGCGGGTGATGACAATAGTTTTCACCCGCCGAACACAAGTCTGGCCTCAGCCAGAAAAAATCCACTTCAGTTATAAAAAACAGGACTCTTACACCTGTTATATCTGACAGTTACTTAGGAACGATCAAACACATAAGCTGTTTCCTGCCGCGCGGCAATTAAATACTCCCCTACCGGTTCAGGAGCGCATATGGAAATCACCACCACGGGCTTTATCACAGCGAAGTTGAATGACGAGGTCAATTTTCACGGAGACAAGAAACCGACTCTTTACCATGACCCTGTGTACAATTTTTGGGTCGCGAATTCAGCTGATGTAAAAGACGACGGGCAAAGCTTCTTGATCGAGCTGCGGATACCGGATGAGGGAGATGTGACGAACAAGGAGTATTCCATTGACAGTGACTATTCAAACCTTGCCACCGCCAAGGCAAGCTGGATTGAATTTCGGGATTCTAACTGGACGCCTTTTCTGGCTAAATCGGGCAAAATAAATGTAACGATCGATACTAAGCAACAAACTGTAACGGGCACTTTCAACTTTACCGTTCGCCTTTTAGAAAACAAGGAGCTTGTTGTCAGTCAAGGCTTATTGGAGATGAAAGGCTTTGAAGTCCTGGCAACTTCAAAGGCAGATACCGCTGGCACCTTCACGGCTGCGCTTGAAGGTGGCGCGTATAAAAAATACAACGCCAATCAATTTCTACTCGAGGCACGTCCCGGGAATCCGGAGGTAGGCCTGAAGGTTCCACATTGGCTGGCCTGGTCCCAGACCTATTCAGACGGTGTACCCAACCGCCCGCTGGATATAGTCACTATCTCATTTGCACGCGACCTTGGACCTGGCACTTTTGAACTGGACGCATGCAAGGATAAAATCCTCGTCAGTTACAACGAGGTTTATCCGGGAGCGGCAGGCTATCCGGCAAAAAGCGGCAAACTGGTGGTCGAGCAAGTGCCCGCGGATGGTTCATCGCATGGTTTGTTCACGGGCCGCCTGGAATTCATCAGTGAAGTAGCCTCCAACGGGACGCAGATTACGTTCAAAAATGGAGTTTTCACTTTAGACAGTAATCCTCAAACCCCTTGACGCTTTTGACCTGCCCCTTGATTGACCTGAAAGGCAGCGCTTGATGCACCACTCACGGCAAGGCTATGGTGCTGCAGAGCCCCTGACCGTGAGTCTCCATGCCTTTCCTCGCCCGCACCCACCCTCGCCTGTCCGGCGCCACCCTCCTTGGCGTCGCGGCAGGCATTCTGGCTCCGGCCGATTCGATCATCAGCAAAATCCTCATTGGCTGGAATGTCGGGGTCTGGACGTACCTGATCCTGATGCTCTGGCTCACCACGCGCGCCAAGGCCCCGGACGTGAAGCGCATTGCCGAAGTCGAAGATGAAAACGCCGGTCTGGTGCTGTTCGTGGTGTGCATCGCCGCGATTGCCAGCCTCGCGACCATCACCTTTGAACTGGCCGGCAGCAAAGACCTGGAAACCACCCGCAAGCTGCTGCATTACGGCTTCACTGCGCTGACGGTTCTCGGTTCATGGCTGCTGATCGGGGTGATTTTCAGCGTGCATTACGCCCGTCTGTTCTACACCTGGGACGGCAAAGACCTGGCGCTGCGCTTTGCAGAAGGCCTGGAAACGCCCAATTACTGGGACTTCCTGTACTTCTCTTTCACCATTGGCGTGGCGGTGCAGACCTCGGACGTCGGCGTGGCGACCCGGGGCATT is drawn from Pseudomonas sp. 31-12 and contains these coding sequences:
- a CDS encoding efflux RND transporter permease subunit; the encoded protein is MPQFFIDRPVFAWVVALFILLAGALAIPQLPVAQYPDVAPPQIEIYAVYPGASAQTIDESVVSLIEEELNGADHLLYFESQSSLGSATIKATFQPGTNPEMAQVDVQNRLKVVESRLPQAVNQQGLQVEKVSAGFLLLITLTSSDGKLDDVALSDYLARNVMNEIKRLDGVGKAQLYGAERAMRIWIDPQKLIGFNLTPADVNAAIVAQNAQVSAGSIGDLPTRTTQEITATILVKGQLSTPEEFADIVLKANPDGSTVRIKDVARVEIGSQEYQFGTRLNGKPSTAVSVQLAPGANALSTATLVRAKMDELARYFPAGVEYKIPYDTSPFVKVSITKVVFTLGEAMLLVFAVMFLFLQNIRYTLIPTLVVPVALMGTFATMLALGFSINVLTMFGMVLAIGILVDDAIVVVENVERIMATEGLSPKEATRKAMTQITGAIIGITLVLVAVFIPMAFMQGSVGVIYRQFSLSMATSILFSAFLALTLTPALCATLLKPIAKGEHHEKTGFFGWFNRGFERLTARYQGWVAYALKRTGRYLLIYGVLLIGLGLCFSRLPSSFLPVEDQGYTITDIQLPPGASKNRTVQVVEQIEAHNATEPGVGDSTVILGFSFSGSGQNAALAFTTLKDWSDRGSDDSASSIADRANIALSQIKDAVAFSVLPPPVDGLGTSSGFEFRLQDRGGLGHATLMKARSELLTAAEKSPILMNVRESALAEAPQVQLEVDRKQANALGVSFADVGNVLSTAVGSAYINDFPNQGRMQRVVVQAEGDQRSQVADLLKIHVRNDAGKMVPLSAFVQAKWIQGPAQLTRYNGYPAISISGEPSPGHSTGEAMAEIERLVALGPAGLGQEWTGLSLQERLSGSQAPILLGLSLLIVFLCLAALYESWSIPTSVLLVVPLGVLGAVLAVTFRGMPNDVFFKVGLITIIGLSAKNAILIIEFAKSLYDEGHDLIDATLQAARLRLRPIVMTSLAFILGVVPLAIATGASSASQQAIGTGVIGGMITATLAVVFVPVFFVVVMKWVKRMNKG
- a CDS encoding DUF1345 domain-containing protein translates to MPFLARTHPRLSGATLLGVAAGILAPADSIISKILIGWNVGVWTYLILMLWLTTRAKAPDVKRIAEVEDENAGLVLFVVCIAAIASLATITFELAGSKDLETTRKLLHYGFTALTVLGSWLLIGVIFSVHYARLFYTWDGKDLALRFAEGLETPNYWDFLYFSFTIGVAVQTSDVGVATRGIRKIVLAQSLIGFLFNTAILGFSINIAAGLFN